A window from Malacoplasma iowae encodes these proteins:
- a CDS encoding lipoprotein 17-related variable surface protein → MKKNKIALSVVTTLSLGIIGASSLVSFYKESSLSKYFYNENNNKVDNTESSNSDANENINKNNVEPTPFDFVTAMPLVSQSTGPIVIRKSTIYSLDWFGSQRWKLDLNTAKFNGQSVLPEGLSNSNHIYWRDSVVINYALDSNTNTLWVLTNATNPGGKPTTQNLVSINSINGEIKGFYSLNNNITDQYSAQYGISVLQNGNVLIYNDGANRWWRNQIFDVEKLQALPYKENQNSKSLQDDLLKFNDQNGIGERNIRTNFIFSVGENKNIMIMTNLGDNQNDTGNRNSVWFAFVDDEMNRIISDQNDILYKPVLISERIKINADTNMKNGESFPKLTYTLADGRILFCIYDKLFVFFPNEMKGQKDLKYKMFNIGLGDGNGKYYPVESWTTDTDNNVYVKYANSGTINKFTFTGTTSSNTEIQTSTYFNLSGIQQGSIANQKIFDNAKNFVLYNVYGYTGQIMLLNPYRVTDLTKIPDKFEDEATKNNDYGLAVAIVNNKNSVGGGDLKGLLNTENAFLKSSDFVISENILKNKLPSEINRSDIEITENGFFTKNNSTDSQGNLLYPQFKKVMDDEKSKTPNLKITVNIDQIPWFVDNGIMPENIPPLNITKEFTTDQKIQDRVIWKNENLDYDFKNTLPTKVTLDDVKRFDPFSINLTSQITTIKGENYPKKEYKIKSFDDNNGKIEISMEYSYLPIGVEVNEENIMKSTFTHEYTIFKKDGEKDFIFVGNNNSSENINTIPQLKELSQSNLLPSSITANDLNGILRFINTDSSAGYPISKMKFNIEPNDDLGSLKITGTLPSDYYGDGEKTFTKTYTGLNKKSDYKFIFNDQPTSFIKKNFRPSEVKEQDIYNSFVTYSGYNSSDLSLNLNPNNETGELNVEFILDGKYPDSIANGVNGFIKKDNYFVFSKTISGFKTNKEYETEYQVNFISDDDKSLDEIKKYTPNQIKQSINSQNSNSSVNENPKLTINGQQITSEKDLAISVIKSLGTNLPKKEDLKNNNNFLYNIYYNDPNGEITVKLTFKNITGVSGDLVFIQRFTGFAKGNQVTTDDILSFKTQTKLMSDNPTFKTTLPSDLAKLLNGNEEKRVEEIKKYISYFSGDYSTAINANKFKLEITSDDIYGYLTIKIIFDRQDIKNQESLLSYTVTYNGFATE, encoded by the coding sequence ATGAAAAAAAATAAAATTGCTCTTTCTGTTGTTACAACTTTAAGTCTTGGTATAATTGGAGCTTCTTCTTTAGTATCTTTTTATAAAGAAAGTAGTTTATCTAAATATTTTTATAACGAAAACAATAATAAAGTTGATAACACAGAAAGTTCTAATTCTGATGCTAATGAAAACATAAATAAAAATAATGTTGAACCAACACCATTTGATTTTGTTACTGCAATGCCTCTTGTATCTCAAAGTACAGGGCCTATTGTTATTAGGAAAAGTACAATCTATTCATTAGATTGATTTGGATCACAAAGATGAAAATTAGATCTTAATACTGCTAAATTTAATGGTCAATCTGTTTTACCTGAAGGTTTATCAAATTCTAATCATATTTATTGAAGAGATTCTGTTGTTATTAACTATGCCCTTGATAGTAATACTAATACTTTGTGAGTTTTAACTAATGCTACTAACCCAGGTGGAAAACCAACAACTCAAAATCTAGTATCGATTAATTCTATCAATGGAGAAATAAAAGGTTTTTATAGTTTAAATAACAATATCACAGACCAATATAGCGCACAATATGGTATATCTGTTTTGCAAAATGGTAATGTGCTAATTTATAATGATGGCGCTAATAGATGATGGAGAAATCAAATTTTTGATGTCGAAAAATTACAAGCTTTACCATACAAAGAAAATCAAAATTCTAAATCACTTCAAGATGACTTATTAAAATTTAATGATCAAAATGGTATAGGGGAAAGAAACATTAGAACAAATTTTATTTTTTCTGTTGGAGAAAATAAAAATATCATGATTATGACTAATCTTGGTGATAATCAAAATGATACTGGTAATAGAAATAGTGTATGATTCGCTTTTGTAGATGATGAAATGAATAGGATAATTTCAGATCAAAATGATATTTTATATAAACCTGTTCTTATTAGCGAAAGAATTAAAATAAATGCTGATACCAATATGAAAAATGGTGAATCATTTCCTAAATTAACATATACCCTTGCAGATGGAAGAATATTATTTTGTATATATGACAAACTTTTTGTCTTTTTTCCTAATGAAATGAAAGGTCAAAAAGATTTGAAATATAAAATGTTTAATATTGGACTAGGTGATGGAAATGGCAAATATTATCCAGTTGAATCATGAACAACAGATACTGATAACAATGTGTATGTTAAGTATGCTAATTCTGGAACAATAAATAAGTTTACTTTTACCGGAACAACTTCAAGTAATACTGAAATACAAACATCTACTTATTTTAATTTATCAGGAATACAACAAGGTTCTATTGCAAACCAAAAAATATTTGATAATGCGAAAAATTTTGTTTTATATAATGTTTATGGTTACACAGGACAAATAATGTTGCTTAATCCTTATAGAGTTACAGATCTTACAAAAATACCAGATAAATTTGAAGATGAAGCTACAAAAAACAACGATTATGGTTTAGCAGTTGCAATAGTTAATAATAAAAATTCTGTTGGTGGTGGAGATTTAAAAGGGTTGCTAAATACTGAAAATGCATTCTTAAAATCGTCTGACTTTGTTATTTCAGAAAACATTTTAAAAAATAAACTACCTAGTGAAATAAATAGAAGTGATATAGAAATAACAGAAAATGGATTTTTTACAAAAAATAATTCAACAGATTCGCAAGGGAATTTACTTTATCCACAATTTAAAAAAGTGATGGATGATGAGAAATCAAAAACTCCCAATCTTAAAATAACTGTTAATATAGATCAAATTCCATGATTTGTTGATAATGGAATTATGCCTGAAAATATACCCCCTTTAAATATAACTAAAGAGTTTACTACTGATCAAAAAATACAAGATAGGGTTATATGAAAAAATGAAAACTTGGATTATGATTTCAAAAATACTTTACCAACAAAAGTTACTTTAGATGATGTTAAGAGATTTGATCCTTTTTCAATAAATTTAACATCTCAGATAACAACTATAAAAGGTGAAAATTATCCTAAAAAGGAATATAAAATTAAAAGTTTTGATGATAATAATGGTAAGATTGAAATTTCAATGGAATATTCATATTTACCAATTGGTGTAGAAGTTAATGAAGAAAACATCATGAAATCTACATTTACTCATGAATATACAATTTTTAAAAAAGATGGTGAAAAAGATTTTATTTTTGTTGGAAATAATAATTCAAGTGAAAACATAAACACAATTCCTCAATTAAAAGAGTTAAGTCAATCAAATTTATTACCAAGTAGTATTACTGCAAATGATTTAAATGGAATATTAAGATTTATAAATACTGATTCTTCAGCTGGCTATCCTATAAGTAAAATGAAATTTAATATTGAACCAAATGATGATTTGGGTTCATTAAAAATTACTGGTACTTTACCATCGGATTATTATGGTGATGGAGAAAAAACATTTACTAAAACTTATACAGGTCTTAATAAAAAAAGTGATTATAAATTTATATTTAATGATCAACCAACTAGTTTTATAAAAAAGAATTTTAGACCAAGTGAAGTTAAAGAACAAGACATATATAATAGCTTTGTAACATATAGTGGATATAATTCTTCTGACTTATCTTTAAATTTAAATCCAAACAATGAAACAGGAGAATTAAATGTTGAATTTATTTTGGATGGTAAATATCCAGATTCAATTGCGAATGGAGTTAATGGATTTATTAAAAAAGATAACTACTTTGTTTTTAGTAAAACTATTTCTGGATTTAAAACAAATAAAGAATATGAAACAGAATATCAAGTTAACTTTATAAGTGATGATGATAAATCTCTTGATGAAATAAAAAAATATACACCAAATCAAATAAAACAATCTATAAATAGTCAAAACTCTAATTCTTCAGTTAATGAAAATCCAAAACTTACAATTAACGGACAACAAATAACTTCAGAAAAAGATTTAGCAATATCAGTCATTAAATCCCTTGGAACAAACTTACCAAAAAAAGAAGATTTAAAAAACAATAATAATTTTTTATATAACATTTATTATAATGATCCAAATGGTGAAATTACTGTTAAACTAACTTTTAAAAACATAACAGGAGTTAGTGGTGATTTAGTGTTCATTCAAAGATTTACAGGTTTTGCTAAAGGTAATCAAGTTACAACTGATGATATATTATCATTCAAAACACAAACTAAATTAATGAGTGATAATCCAACTTTCAAAACAACATTACCTAGTGATTTAGCAAAATTGTTAAATGGTAATGAAGAAAAAAGAGTTGAAGAAATTAAAAAATATATAAGTTATTTCTCTGGGGATTATAGTACAGCAATAAATGCTAATAAGTTTAAATTAGAAATAACTTCAGATGATATTTATGGATATTTAACTATAAAAATTATTTTTGATAGACAAGATATAAAAAACCAAGAATCATTACTTTCTTACACAGTAACATATAATGGTTTTGCAACAGAATAA